Proteins co-encoded in one Actinomycetota bacterium genomic window:
- a CDS encoding RHS repeat-associated core domain-containing protein, with the protein PPPDNSDGDYDYGWLGSHQRPTDHGLATTIVQMGARPYAPSLGRFLSVDPIEAGSCNDYDYVCGDPVNGLDLTGTHCSWRHPHHCAGAAVRAVVDYATAGDLKRQDRESYECNCTVENTNPIARAEKVYAERYADDTLRVVAAAAAVALPAVGAPAAAAIAVPVVVSTAGNLVDPACSTAFVATGGTASSFSSTATAAIYHFADSPIAGAAKGLGVTASVVTSLIPCN; encoded by the coding sequence GCCCCCCGCCCGACAACTCCGACGGGGACTACGACTACGGCTGGCTGGGCTCCCACCAGCGCCCCACCGACCACGGCCTGGCAACCACCATCGTGCAGATGGGCGCCCGCCCCTACGCCCCCTCCCTCGGCCGCTTCCTGTCCGTCGACCCCATAGAAGCCGGCTCCTGCAACGACTACGACTACGTCTGCGGCGACCCGGTGAACGGCTTGGACCTGACGGGGACGCACTGCTCGTGGCGCCACCCCCACCACTGTGCCGGCGCCGCCGTCCGGGCGGTCGTCGACTACGCCACCGCCGGGGACCTCAAGCGCCAGGACCGGGAGAGCTACGAGTGCAACTGCACAGTCGAGAACACCAACCCGATCGCACGGGCCGAGAAGGTCTACGCGGAACGATACGCAGACGACACGCTGCGGGTCGTAGCCGCTGCAGCCGCTGTGGCACTGCCTGCGGTAGGTGCCCCTGCAGCGGCAGCAATAGCAGTTCCGGTCGTGGTCTCAACCGCTGGCAACTTGGTCGACCCGGCGTGCTCTACGGCCTTCGTGGCGACGGGGGGTACCGCATCAAGCTTCTCAAGTACCGCCACAGCGGCGATTTACCACTTTGCGGACAGCCCTATAGCTGGTGCGGCAAAGGGCCTCGGAGTGACTGCCTCCGTAGTCACCTCGTTGATCCCGTGCAACTAG